The sequence below is a genomic window from Uranotaenia lowii strain MFRU-FL chromosome 2, ASM2978415v1, whole genome shotgun sequence.
aacgaaatttgagctttttggAGTTattgtggcctgagatacagtaattctacgaaaaacggactttttggactttttcattcaaactggaatatctcagaaactacgctacattttttaatgaaattttgcagagtgattgttaaAATATTAAGCTAGCATgctcgaatttttttaaagctctaTCGATGGGATTAAAAGTTACGTTAGGTACAATATtttaggcatgaacctagaaatgcgattcctatagaattttggacgaatgtttccatagaaaaatcctattttctgtttaacaaccagtaaatctattccaaacaaaaaatcaaaacaatttcgcaagattctgattttaaaacacaaaaagataatttattccattttttcttttcttcattgtttttgtcagaatttttttggcTGATTTTTTGATGGGAAAAATATtattctcatgaatcgtccaaaattctataggaatcgcatttttaggttcatgcttgaaatattgtacctctcgtaacttttgatcccttcaatagaactttttaaaaacttcagacatgctaacttaatatttcaacaatcactctgcaaaattttagtaaaaaatgtagcgtagttactgagatattgcagtttaaatggtaaaagtccaaaaagtccgtttttcgtagaattactgtatctcaggtcacacaaattctagaaaattcaaattttgtgttataataatgtgatagttgatctatcaactcagaaaatttgatctaaaaatattatcagcgtaaaaagttattgaagttcAAAATCGAAGTGATAGTGCGCGTGCTTTTAATTTCTATACATTTATGAAcgatacccaagtaacacagattcagccaactagcatttcgatgttttattatggttttattatggctttttttgtgcagctcgttttatgacggttttattatggtcatgcaaaatgcttatattcttgaatcgatcatctgttttcagatagttttgaaaactctcataaatcttccattaaacatactgttttagttatttagaaagagttaggaatgctacgtttaaactataataaaacacaaacatagaagtttgctccaagcttttttttgcatgttctataatagcactcagtgcctgattattaaaccgccataaaacttagtgacagttctcgatcaagacgtcaaaacaggacacgctcagattagatagcacatatttgaataggaattcccatttttacacatttttgataagttctgtgtgttgattttgagttgaaataataaaaaattataaatatctatgaaaacttcgaattaccggaagtggaatgaaactctacaatatgggtattgagtgaaagggttcaaataggaggaacaaaatttgttgcttgacgccaagatggcaagatggcggcttccgcttttattttcaaagttgtaaataactgaaaatatcatgaaaccttattaatattgttattaggtgaaagtaataaacgagtagaagtcgaatttcgttgtccgtcgccatcttaaattccaagatggcggctaccactcaacttgaaaatactgtatatGACTGGAAATTGCataaaacccttacaatatgggtataagttgaaagagatcaaccggtagaagtcaaatttcgttgtctgacgccatcttaaaatccaagatggcggcttccgctgcactttgaaatgtagaaaatgactaaaaatgatatgaaacccaaacaatattggtattgggtaaaagggctatacgagtagaagtcgaatttcgctatctgacgccatcttgaaatccaagatggcggcttacgataaacttttaaaatgctataaatcattgaatatcgcatgaaaccttcaaaatatggatatttttgaattgggataagctataagaagttaatttttgctttttggcgctatattgaaatccaagatggtggcttcagcagaactcaaaaatactgtaaatgaatgaaaaaggtATGAAACCCCCAAAATATATTGTATTCGATAATAAGGCTAAACGAAAGAAGTCGAATATCTtatttcgcgtttctctgaaatgcTTTAAGTgttgccctttcacccaataccccaattcaagatggcgtttgatagcaaacttcgacttctactcgtttggccctttaacccaatacccatattgtaggaGCTTCATGCTATTTTTAGTAattaacaacattttcaaattcagtggaagccgccatcttggattcctgatatcgaaatttgtattctactcgttgatccttttcaatttatatccatattgtgggagtttcatgtgattttcagtgattaacagcattttaaagttcagtgaaagccgccatcttggatttcaagatgacgtccgatagcaaaatacgacttctagtttagccctttctccaaataccaatattgtgggtcTTTCATGCGATTTCCAGTGATtaccagcatttcaaagtttatcggaccccaccatcttggatttcaagatggcgtcggaaagaaaaaaaatcgacttcttctagtttagcccgtTCACCTAATACCCGTATAgaggtggtttaatgcgactttttgtcatttacagcattaaaagatgagcggatgccgccatcttgaatttcaagatggcgtctcaaagcgaaattcgacttctactcgttgagccctttcactcaatacccatattgttgaggtttcatgcgatttaaagtcatttacaacattttaaagttcagcaaaagccgccatcttggatttcaagatggcgtcagacaacgaaatttgacttcaactcatgatttattccacgggtcattcacaaccaatccctatttattaaaaaagtctgtcctcatttactgtactaatgattaacaactcagaaatgaggaactcatcctaagcgtgtaattggttggcttgcgagagaaacgtcaaatcgtagctttttttggggtcatcattaaaccataataaaactatgaattgactcacgccatgttggttgcaaaatcgaagggcacaaaatgacgccatgttgatggattcacaatgcaagcattgaaaaatattttttcaggcctttttccatgaattccatcatgattgaccatcagatttgacgaggcgcatttattttaagatactatttcatatacattttacctaaaatcttgactggcaatagaaaagaagctcaatatatggttaaaacattggatttttagctattaattttaccaaatcatatctgaataatgcaatcatcattcatcaaccattatggttgctggaaaaaataaaaaaaaactccgagaactgacagaaccgaaaaaaaacaaaaaattctaacatgttttataatagctttttaaaagctttggtgaccaacatttatgaccaacaattatatgtcttgatgacgtttctagggtagggccaaatagcctgattttggctttattagagtccaggtgatgttatagaatgcgctttagctttttatgaagattaatgcgatagtccaaacgatattttgctgaccataataaagctaaaattgttacttgggtactgTACATTGCTCTTAAGTTTCCTTAATGTTTGAGAtagttcaatgaaaaaaaaaataagaaaaaaaattgtctctaTACAGACTATCCATTTAGTTTTCAATCTGAGTttgagctgttttttttaattgtagacTAATTAAGAATTTTTATCTAGAAGACTGAACCTATTTATGTGCTCtggattttaattgaaaacccGGTATTTTTGAACTCTGTTTAAATTTGATCTCCTTCATTTACCTTCAactgatttctgattttgaattattgttttgaattcatgttgaatgttgatttaaaggaataaaaaatcttacataaatttctaatttataaGACTCTTCCATATCTTAATAGTGATTCTgctttcagattctgaattttttcaagggaaattgatactgttttatgattttatttcatatttttaatcttgaaacaattttttttatttgtttttggagtttttagGGCGATTTTCTAATACAAATTGCGAATTTTAATTGCTGAAGCCACTTGGTTTACCATCATGTCACTATCTACCGcacagttaagcggtttttcaacttcaaacatgtgtaataaaaaaaaacgacgacagatttttattcgatttcttttccaatacatctcaaaaTTGCTCtgcttgcaataaaaaaaatagtggaatgcgaaaaatgtacgctattcaaaataattaactaaactttggggtgttcaactggccctattaccacTGACCAcgctgacatgacacttagaacaaaaattcaaccattttctgtctaattttttgttgtcagattttgcaggttcgcaataccgacggcaggtgacgaacctgaaaaatttgacgaaaaatgcCCTGTAAGAAAAacggtcctgtttagcccgattttatcgtagaaattgcgtgttttatgtttaaagttgggtggcatttcctaactgggatagcatttcttcaaatcgatcgatgcgcactctggaatcgacattgcgtactgttggaaaaattatccagaaaacaaaatcgagtgtccagtcagtatggtcagtggtatgGTATTACCGCCCACAAGACTTTTTCGGGTGTCGATAATGTTTTCTGAAGTAACCCATCAAGTCTTGAATTTATCACTTATTATTAGGGACACAATAAAAGGGGTTTcttgtattttaaataaatgagaCGACACACGTCTGGTTAGGTCGGAAGCCAGTAACAAAAAGGCAGATCTGTTTTATTCTTACAATAAGCTTCAAGGTTTCGCTGCGAAGTCCATTTGTTCCTATGTCGACTGTGTTCCCATTCTGGGATCTGAACTACTCGTCGAAAAATCTATTAAGAAAACACTACATTTTATTAAGGAAAAACTATTTAACAActggaaactgttctttttagtattttccatgtaacgagctgtcaaacccatattttggatcatgagaaaatacattttgtgaaatttttcccacaaattttgtacaaattttaacaaagtgcgttgactgacaaaatgattcccggcaaacagcctcaagtagccggttactttcagcgatgAAACATCATTTctaacataatcaaactaaatgattcttacaatttacacatttgacacaacacatgcgttaaaaacaagaaattgtgcgtgaccggttATTAGGAACCAACactttttttatacaccaagtaccgcccatcactaaacgcttcaaaaaataacaactattgaaaaaatttcaaaattttctatgcaaatctattctacgaaaataaaactatcgtttcaagtcgattttagaTCAAATAGGTACTATCTAGTGAACAAGAACCCTTTTTGCCCTAGGAACACagtaatgcttagttcgctaacacgcttcgaattcaataatttgaccggaaacgaaaaaccaaatattttatttctgactatAGTTAGCATGAAAAGGgggattttgggcggtaaatggggTCTGGGCGGTGAATGTTGACTTGATAGTATAATATTTTAAGTTAACAcaatcatatgaaatttgatttctgaaaagaggttcaaaagtatgtttctatcaatgaattttgattGTCAGTTTCACTTAGACTTtctcaactgaaattttattgcGAGGCTGACAATTTAATCGGGatttgaacgtaaaacatggttgcagaaatttattagacaactttaaatttgctttcatcaggaagggtgtttttTGGGAGCCTTAGAAAAGATAGATATTTGAAGTATTGAAATTACGTTTTCACTaacatttgacttttttaaaaaacaaaccaagtttttcccaatttgaaatcCAACTTATAACTTTTCAtacgttgaaaaaagttttgaaatattttagctTTAGACTCAACTATTGATgaatatgtggaaaaatttcatgttgatcagaGCTATCCCgatgatcaatgttaccccgttttacggtacattAAAGCACTCAAAAGAATTCGATAGCATTTCCTTGAGAATCCTTCGCAGTAATAGAACTCAGTGAGCACATATTAAGGATAAATGGAACGTTTGGTTGCTTTGGATGATCCAGAAAATGTTTTTCGTCACTTATGCCGAAAACAGAGATCTACTTTTTTATAGAGGCATTTCTTTTTCGAAACTTTAGTAAAATCTAAAGTAAACTGTTACGGGTGGTTAAAATAATATCCAAAGATAAACTTTGGTACACGCTTAAACGATAATATTTGACAGAAAGGATTAAACTCTTTGTATAGAAGATTCTTTTCGAAATGGGAAATAATGATGTGATATTATCGGTAGTTTCTTTAAGTTTGTAACAAATAATCACTCACTGGcttgttttttcttctaatttcatttatttcatttatcttAAGAAAAAAACGGTAGCTTGGTGTTTCTGCCCATAACTTAGACATAATCGGCTTCGATTAGCTATTCAACAATACAGCATagatacatatgtatgtatataaatAAGGTGCTACTGGTAAGAGATTTCATAGCAATATCCTAGCACTTCACTATTGTAGATTGATATTAATCCTATAACAGATAACTCTCTCTTTTTTTATCTACATATTTCTTGCTTTGCTTTTCTATTGCTCTTAGCACTATTCAGTCtttgattgtgtttttttaatctttcgaTTCGATGTTCGCTCTTTGACTAACTACTAAATAGGCATCATCTTAACGGGTTGGTGGTTCGATATTTTAAATGCGCGAAAATAAGTTACAAAACCTTTCTGTTTGACAGTGTCGATTAGGATGGGCGATAAATGCGCTAACTTTGATTCTCGCTTATAGTTTTTCCTTGAGGTATTTGCGATTCTTTGGAAATTTATCCAAGTTGATTCTGgccatttattttgattgttggcttcttttttttgctgttgaaaCAATACGTTTGCTTTAACGTAAATTGGGTGGTTTTCGACAGGGCATTTGATTTGCGTCCTGCAGATTTTGGGTTGggaaactattgaaaaatttctacttaTATGGACGGCATTATGTTTGTACTGTTGCGTATGTtccgaaaaaaatgtgttgtagAAGTCATCTAAATTAAATGCAAGAATCCAACGTCATACGATAAAAGCACCTGTGGAAGGTTTTCCTGTTCAACAGGAATTCTTTCGAATCGGGATGTCGTGGGTTAGCTTTAGATTAGAGGCAGTGGATCGTGGATCGATTTTAAGCGATTGATCATGCTATAATACGCTGGTACTGGTACTGCGATGCCCAATGGTAACCGATCCGTTACTGTGGGTGATGAGGATTGGTGCTTTGTTCTTACCGAATCCAAACATAGGAACATAACGCAGCAGACTGTTGCTGCTTCTGGAGATTTCCGAGTCTCGTTGAAGAAGAGGTTCTACAGGATTGTACACGTTCAAGGTGTTGGAACCGTTGGTCGCTCGACTGTGCTGTGTTGCAGAGGTTTGAGGGGGTTTTGTGTCTCTGAAGTCGGTGTTGACGTTCAGGTCGTTCAGGTTTATTCCACGGGGCATGTTCATGCCAGTGTATTCGGAGGACGTTTGGTTGAGATCGTTCATCTGAGAAGTTCCCTCCAGAAGGTCGGCCATGGGTTCATCTTTACGTTTGTGCAACCCGGGTAGCAGTTCAAACTGATCGCTATCAGATTCGGCCATTTGAACTGAAGAGAGCGGAACATCCAGACAGGGACTTAGTAGCCTTGGATAGTTGGAGATGAACTCGAACACTTCTGAAGAACTGGGTCGTTTTTTGTAGTCGGGATTCCAACAGGCTTTCATGAGACCTTCAAGTTGAGGCTTAACACCTGGTGGGATTGTTAGGCAATTTCCTTTTTTAATGTGATCGAGCACTTGATTGTTTGTCATTCCTTGGAAAGGGAACGAACCAAAGGTGATTATTTCGTACAAAAGTACACCGTAGGACCAAACATCGGAAGAAGCGGTAAATAAGTTCAGGGCAAGGGATTCCGGTGCCATCCATCGTATCGGGAGCATTCCTCTGCGATTGAATCGATAGTAATCGTTTTCGAAGGTTGATCGAGCCATTCCAAAGTCCCCTAGTTTGACTACCCTTTGAGCATTGACCATGCAGTTTCGACAAGCTACGTCTCTATGGACAAATTTTTGCTCTGCTAGGTAAGACAGAGCACGAGATACGTCAATCGCCATCATGGTCAAACGTTTCGGAGAGATGTCGGACTCCTCGGTCTGCTTCTGGTTGACCATATGTCTTCGAGCCAATAAGTATGTTTTAAGATCTCCGTACAACATAAACTCCATGATAGTGTAGACTGGTTCAGTTTGTAAACATACTCCTAAAAGTTTCACAATGTTGGTATGATCGAAACGTTTCATGGCTTCAGCTTCAGAGAGGAAATCTACTTTATCCTCTGTATTCGATCCGATCTTCAGCGTTTTCACAGCTACTGCAGTCCAATTGTCTCCGTCGATTTGCGCTTCGCCTCCATAGACAGTTCCAAAGGCTCCTTCTCCCAAACGACGATTGATCACGACACGATCTTTCGCAATCTCCCACTTATCTAACGAGTTCAACGGTATGGACGAAGGCGAAAGCAAATCAATGCCAAACTTCTGCAAGTACTTCGCTGAGGTTTTCATCTTTCGATCGTACCGGATACGGAAGAAACAAAACGAAGCTAACGAAACCATCAGAATTACAAAAACACATAATACTCCGGTAAATATCAGAACAGCTCCATCACAATCGGTGCCGAAAAACCTTGCTAATCCACTCAAATTACACACCAATGCACCATCCTCCGGGATCTGTCCATCGCGGGTCATCCAGATGATTGCAGATTGATTCAACGTCAACGTTCCTCCAACTAACCGGTACTCATCCTCCGTGACATTTGGCATAAAACTTCCAACCACATTTGGCGTCCCATTGATCCACTGCAGCACATTGATGATCGTATACCGAGATCCCTCCTCATTGAACCGAATTCTACCGGAAACGCCAAAGAAATCCGTCTCCTCGATCACCTCTATCAATCGTTTTGTCGTCTTGACCGAATGCAAATCGCTCAAATACGAATGATCCTCGTTAATCAGCCGATCCAGGGCCAGTGCATAAACCCAAACCGCATCGTAAGCATACCCGGCATAATCTGATGCAATCAAACTTCCATTGCGCAGAATCATCTCGTAATCCTGGCGCCAATCACCGACTGTGGTGTTTCCTCCGTGTATGCTCAGCAGATGGCTGTCGTCGGCAAAGGGCGCATGCGACAGGGAAAAATGTCCATTGATGGCCCGTAGCATTTCCTGCGGGGTACACTGAACCGTCGAACGAACCGATCGGCCTTCCTGGCTCCAGTTCCAGGCATTTGACAGCCAAACCGGTAGGAACCAAACGTACCCGTTTTCTGCCGTCATCTGAAACGGGGAGAAAACGAGAAATTAGATAAGAAATTATAGTTTTAATGAACGCTTATATTTAtgtatttgtaaaataaattgtGCGTGTTTTCTAATGAACTTCTATGCACATTGTGTGGTTCTTATTCTCCTATATTCAGTTATTAGTCTTAAAGAGAAATGATAAatcttcgtttaaaaaaatctttccagCTTGTTGATAACACCaactatttttttaacgaaccCACATACAGGacctcagtgaaacttcatgtttctttgaagagatctaattctAATTTGAAGAAATCTAATAAGTTTCTTCATCTTGTTTTGTGGAACTTTTGATTTAATTGTTGTGAATGAACGATGCCATACCGATGACATTTAACTGCATAAACAGCTTAAGGTGATGGTTATTAAATTCAaccataataaaatcatttcaaaaccagCTCGAAAACAAAGGGTAAACCACGAATTTTTGAGCCTTGTAAGtcaagagattttttaaaaacttaaaacaactTCCACTCCCATAAgttgataattaattttatttgtttgtttttccacttgtttaacaacaaaaaaacaacgacttgttttcaatcgatttttattGGGGCACTGCGGATTTGATGACTGCGTGACTACCGGTTTTTATCACTAATCACCTATCTGTATGCAAAATAAGCATAAAACTACCTTTTTATCGGCTACCAATGACTTATTATGGCGCTTTGAATCACTATTCTATTAACATAAACGCAGGGCGACAGATAGCCGCGGCCTGATGAGGTGAAAAAGTGACTTTAACGAGATGCAACATACATAAAAAACAGTGATGGTGCAATCGATATATTCAATAACgaaagttatgcacattttattTATCCCTACTCTTTGAGCGTCGCATTACGCAAGCTTCTAAGTATATCATAATCAAATCATAGTTGTTTGTCAGAAACTTGTGATAAAATATTAAACTAAGTTACAGAAATTCTTGAATACAGttagaatttatttaatttgctATTGTCtcattccaaataaaatttcaaattttgaactaccttatcatttttatttcgagcttgacaaaaataaaaaaaaaattaaaaaaaatgacaaaaatgacaaaaatgacaaaaatgacaaaaatgacaaaaatgacaaaaatgacaaaaatgacaaaaatgacaaaaatgacaaaaatgacaaaaatgacaaaaatgacaaaaatgacaaaaatgacaaaaatgacaaaaatgacaaaaatgacaaaaatgacaaaaatgacaaaaatgacaaaaatgacaaaaatgacaaaaatgacaaaaatgacaaaaatgacaaaaatgacaaaaaatgacaaaaaatgacaaaaatgacaaaaatgacaaaaatgacaaaaatgacaaaaatgacaaaaatgacaaaaatgacaaaaatgacaaaaatgacaaaaatgacaaaaaatgacaaaaaatgacaaaaatgacaaaaatgacaaaaatgacaaaaatgacaaaaatgacaaaaatgacacaaatgacaaaaatgacaaaaatgacaaaaatgacaaaaatgacaaaaatgacaaaaatgacaaaaatgacaaaaatgacaaaaatgacaaaaatgacaaaaatgacaaaaatgacaaaaatgacaaaaatgacaaaaatgacaaaaatgacaaaaatggcaaaaatgacaaaaatgacaaaaatgacaaaaatgacaaaaatgacaaaaatgacaaaaatgacaaaaatgacaaaaatgacaaaaatgacaaaaatgacaaaaatgacaaaaatgacaaaaatgacaaaaatgacaaaaatgacaaaaatgacaaaaatgacaaaaatgacaaaaatgacaaaaatgacaaaaatgacaaaaatgacaaaaatgacaaaaatgacaaaaatgacaaaaatgacaaaaatgacaaaaatgacaaaaatgacaaaaatgacaaaaatgacaaaaatgacaaaaatgacaaaaatgacaaaaatgacaaaaatgacaaaaatgacaaaaatgacaaaaatgacaaaaatgacaaaaatgacaaaaatgacaaaaatgacaaaaatgacaaaaatgacaaaaatgacaaaaatgacaaaaatgacaaaaatgacaaaaatgacaaaaatgacaaaaatgacaaaaatgacaaaaatgacaaaaatgacaaaaatgacaaaaatgacaaaaatgacaaaaatgacaaaaatgacaaaaatgacaaaaatgacaaaaatgacaaaaatgacaaaaatgacaaaaatgacaaaaatgacaaaaatgacaaaaatgacaaaaatgacaaaaatgacaaaaatgacaaaaatgacaaaaatgacaaaaatgacaaaaatgacaaaaatgacaaaaatgacaaaaatgacaaaaatgacaaaaatgacaaaaatgacaaaaatgacaaaaatgacaaaaatgacaaaaatgacaaaaatgacaaaaatgacaaaaatgacaaaaatgacaaaaatgacaaaaatgacaaaaatgacaaaaatgacaaaaatgacaaaaatgacaaaaatgacaaaaatgacaaaaatgacaaaaatgacaaaaatgacaaaaatgacaaaaatgacaaaaatgacaaaaatgacaaaaatgacaaaaatgacaaaaatgacaaaaatgacaaaaatgacaaaaatgacaaaaatgacaaaaat
It includes:
- the LOC129749824 gene encoding uncharacterized protein LOC129749824; the encoded protein is MRKTALAHVSLRRVCLPTMLSLVLLCLLMAGNVHSYMPGFSGSVKSEPFEYDCFPAKMKENLIPRFASRHQEDSIAMQVSRRFTHQIVSRVYGIFLREILGYKNVKLVDVREESHTIERERLFVTLEHLVSDGIKWPEPTLDLEVWMLTDYHLIPPEIDEAGAITHPGRFGLFIPKPLIRKEDVFPKLYPYSMFQEDTNDRWYYELIKKFEVTEGVLSVLRGWAEHKCSEVCNQDGMFVPPQCEEGKKCALVLAPHFEDTKFIVKHIIELKFQMKVLWLGSKIKLGINHLMSVYGGDKNKSKKFLVLHWTPSEVIDTKTLEYVPITMPRCEDMIVSNDTGCKYELTPLLKFHAQEFGSSQHALQSLVRVYFDKTDIQAIIDLYDKYETRILNATDETALDYDEHAVSNYHNQIACEWLTGNEEIWRKWEPQGEPKKEVIYVGGIFPLSGLGKSYLGILPAAVMAQHAINLNDTILPNHELIISVGDGQCKADTVMKTFINYYIRQQRMIGVLGPACSDTAEPIAGVSKHFRMAVISYSAEGAFLSDRKTYPYFFRTIGENRQYEHVYARLLKQFNWNRVSALTEDGQKSTEYISHMESLLKENHIELISNKKFPRDRGETEMNRYLLDLKTKNARIIIADVDEKVAQVIMCEAYKLEMTAENGYVWFLPVWLSNAWNWSQEGRSVRSTVQCTPQEMLRAINGHFSLSHAPFADDSHLLSIHGGNTTVGDWRQDYEMILRNGSLIASDYAGYAYDAVWVYALALDRLINEDHSYLSDLHSVKTTKRLIEVIEETDFFGVSGRIRFNEEGSRYTIINVLQWINGTPNVVGSFMPNVTEDEYRLVGGTLTLNQSAIIWMTRDGQIPEDGALVCNLSGLARFFGTDCDGAVLIFTGVLCVFVILMVSLASFCFFRIRYDRKMKTSAKYLQKFGIDLLSPSSIPLNSLDKWEIAKDRVVINRRLGEGAFGTVYGGEAQIDGDNWTAVAVKTLKIGSNTEDKVDFLSEAEAMKRFDHTNIVKLLGVCLQTEPVYTIMEFMLYGDLKTYLLARRHMVNQKQTEESDISPKRLTMMAIDVSRALSYLAEQKFVHRDVACRNCMVNAQRVVKLGDFGMARSTFENDYYRFNRRGMLPIRWMAPESLALNLFTASSDVWSYGVLLYEIITFGSFPFQGMTNNQVLDHIKKGNCLTIPPGVKPQLEGLMKACWNPDYKKRPSSSEVFEFISNYPRLLSPCLDVPLSSVQMAESDSDQFELLPGLHKRKDEPMADLLEGTSQMNDLNQTSSEYTGMNMPRGINLNDLNVNTDFRDTKPPQTSATQHSRATNGSNTLNVYNPVEPLLQRDSEISRSSNSLLRYVPMFGFGKNKAPILITHSNGSVTIGHRSTSTSVL